From Mytilus edulis chromosome 8, xbMytEdul2.2, whole genome shotgun sequence, one genomic window encodes:
- the LOC139484372 gene encoding sericin-2-like, whose translation MLAVVVVKAIEIVAVVVEVVYYKIILLNRNMISSSNSSRSSFGGGSGSSGSGRSSSGGSGGSSISGSSSSNGSSCSSGSSSGGGGSGRSSSNSSGSSSISGSSSSSSCSSCSSSSSSSSSSSSSSSSSSSGSGSGGSDKSSSSGSGNGRSSSSSSGSGSGGSDRSSSSGGGNGRSCSSGSSSSSSVIVVVVVVVVEVVAEVVVVVVVVVVVVVVVVVLVVLVLVLVVVVVVVVVVVVVVEVVVFL comes from the exons ATGTTAGCAGTAGTGGTAGTAAAGGCAATTGAAATAGTAGCAGTTGTAGTAGAAGTAGTATATTATAAAATCATACTTTTGAATCGCAATATGAT TAGTAGTAGTAACAGTAGTAGAAGTAGTTTTGGTGGTGGTAGTGGTAGTAGTGGTAGTGGTAGAAGTAGTAGTGGTGGAAGTGGTGGTAGTAGTATTAGtggtagtagtagtagtaatGGTAGTAGTTGTAGTAGTGGTAGTAGTAGTGGTGGTGGTGGTAGTGGTAGAAGTAGTAGTAATAGTAGTGGTAGTAGTAGTATTAgtggtagtagtagtagtagtagttgtagtagttgtagtagtagtagtagtagtagtagtagtagtagtagtagtagtagtagtagtagtagtggtAGTGGTAGTGGTGGTAGTGATAAAAGTAGTAGTAGTGGTAGTGGTAATGgtagaagtagtagtagtagtagtggtAGTGGTAGTGGTGGTAGTGATAGAAGTAGTAGTAGTGGTGGTGGTAATGGTAGAAGTTGTAGTAgtggtagtagtagtagtagtagtgtaatagtagtagtagtagtagtagtagtcgAAGTGGTAGCAGAAGTAGTAGTCGTAgtggtagtagtagtagtagtagtagtagtagtagtagtattaGTAGTATTAGTATTAGtattagtagtagtagtagtagtagtagtagtagtagtagtagtagtagaagtagtagtaTTTTTATAA